The proteins below come from a single Oncorhynchus tshawytscha isolate Ot180627B linkage group LG22, Otsh_v2.0, whole genome shotgun sequence genomic window:
- the parapinopsina gene encoding parapinopsin a — MDHRQLLPNLHGNSSSSPGSVSEALLSRTGFTILAVIIGVFSVSGVCMNVLVIVVTMRHRKLRQPLNYALVNLAVADLGCALFGGLPTMVTNAMGYFSMGRLGCVLEGFAVAFFGIAGLCSVAVIAVDRYVVVCRPMGAVMFQTRHAVGGVVLSWVWSFLWNTPPLFGWGSFELEGVRTSCSPNWYSREPGNMSYIILYFLLCFAIPFSIIMVSYARILFTLHQVSKLKVLEGNSTTRVEIQVVRMVVVMVMAFLLSWLPYAAFALSVILDPSLHINPLIATVPMYLAKSSTVYNPIIYVFMNRQFRDCAVPFLLCGLNPWASEQGGSEADTALSSVSKNPRVSPQ, encoded by the exons ATGGACCACCGACAGCTTCTCCCCAATCTCCATGGAAACAGCTCCTCCTCCCCGGGCTCGGTCAGTGAAGCGCTGCTCTCCAGGACGGGCTTCACCATCCTGGCGGTGATCATTGGTGTGTTCTCGGTGTCCGGAGTCTGTATGAACGTCCTGGTCATCGTGGTGACGATGAGACACCGGAAGCTGCGCCAGCCTCTGAACTACGCCCTAGTCAACCTGGCAGTGGCTGACCTGGGCTGTGCTCTGTTCGGGGGACTGCCCACTATGGTCACCAACGCTATGGGCTACTTCAGCATGGGGCGGCTAGGCTGCGTGCTGGAGGGTTTCGCTGTGGCTTTCTTTG GTATTGCAGGTCTGTGTTCAGTGGCCGTGATAGCTGTGGACCGTTATGTGGTGGTGTGTCGACCAATGGGGGCGGTCATGTTCCAGACCAG GCACGCAGTCGGAGGGGTGGTCCTGTCCTGGGTGTGGTCGTTTTTATGGAACACCCCGCCTCTGTTTGGCTGGGGCAGCTTTGAACTGGAGGGGGTTAGGACCTCCTGCTCCCCAAACTGGTACAGCAGGGAACCAGGAAACATGTCTTACATCATCCTTTACTTCCTGCTCTGCTTTGCCATTCCTTTCTCCATCATCATGGTCTCCTACGCTCGCATCCTCTTCACACTGCACCAG gTGTCCAAGCTGAAGGTATTGGAGGGCAACAGCACCACCCGCGTGGAGATACAGGTTGTGCGTATGgtagtagtcatggtgatggccTTCCTGCTCAGTTGGTTGCCCTACGCGGCCTTCGCCCTCTCTGTGATCCTTGACCCCAGCCTCCACATCAACCCTCTCATTGCCACGGTGCCCATGTACCTGGCCAAGAGCAGCACTGTCTACAACCCCATCATATACGTGTTCATGAACAGACAG ttccGGGACTGTGCTGTTCCTTTCTTGCTGTGTGGTCTGAACCCCTGGGCCTCAGAACAAGGGGGCTCTGAAGCTGATACCGCCCTGTCCTCCGTCAGCAAGAACCCACGAGTCTCACCCCAATGA
- the LOC112222331 gene encoding nuclear factor 7, brain has product MASKASLSEVDFSCPVCCDIFNDPVVLLCSHSFCKACLEKYWKQKTSWECPVCRTKSSMEFPPCNLVLKNLCEAYLQDRSQRASAGPEVLCSQHSEKLKLFCLEDKQPICFVCQTSKKHKSHDCCPIDEAVLDHKEELKTALEPLQEKMKVFREVKLICDQTANHIKSQAQHTERLIKMGFKKFHQFLYHEESARIAELKEEEEQKSQMMKKKIEKMSREISSLSDTIRAIEEELGAEDISFLQNYKDTVKRAQCTLPDPERVSGALIDVAKHLGNLQFRVWKKMQGVVHYTPVTLELNTAHPDLILSDDLTSVRYSDEKQQLPDNPERFDSHRMVLGSKGFNSGTHSWDIDVRKNKGWDLGVITESVQRKGYNGYWHRSWGVLFGGGDYNTHVPNKPLTPLTVRQNPQRIRVQLDWEGGKLSFSDPVNNTHLHTFTHTFTERVFPYIRNLCFLHPLRVLPGKVSGSMDTVSV; this is encoded by the exons ATGGCCTCTAAAGCTTCTCTCTCCGAGGTTGATTTCTCCTGTCCAGTATGCTGTGACATCTTCAATGATCCTGTGGTCCTGTTGTGTAGCCACAGCTTCTGTAAAGCCTGTCTAGAGAAATACTGGAAACAGAAGACATCTTGGGAATGTCCAGTCTGCAGAACAAAATCATCAATGGAATTCCCCCCCTGTAACCTGGTTTTAAAGAACCTGTGTGAGGCCTACTTACAGGATAGAAGCCAGAGAGCTTCAGCAGGGCCTGAGGTGCTCTGCAGTCAACACAGTGAGAAACTCAAGCTCTTCTGTCTGGAGGATAAACAGCCCATCTGTTTTGTGTGTCAAACTTCCAAAAAGCATAAAAGCCATGACTGCTGCCCAATAGATGAAGCTGTACTGGATCATAAG GAGGAACTCAAGACTGCACTGGAGCCCTTACAGGAGAAGATGAAGGTCTTCAGAGAAGTTAAACTGATCTGTGACCAAACAGCCAACCACATCAAA AGCCAGGCCCAGCACACAGAGAGGCTGATTAAGATGGGGTTTAAGAAGTTTCATCAGTTTCTATATCATGAAGAGAGTGCCAGGATAGCTGAactgaaggaggaagaggagcagaagagtcagatgatgaagaagaagattgAGAAGATGAGCAGAGAGATATCATCACTTTCAGACACAATCAGAGCCATAGAAGAAGAGCTGGGAGCTGAGGACATCTCATTCCTGCAG AACTACAAGGATACAGTGAAAAG AGCCCAGTGTACACTGCCAGATCCAGAGAGGGTTTCAGGAGCGCTGATCGATGTGGCAAAGCACCTGGGAAACCTGCAGTTCAGAGTCTGGAAGAAGATGCAGGGAGTAGTTCACTACA ctcCAGTTACTCTGGAACTCAACACTGCCCACCCAGATCTCATCCTGTCTGATGATCTGACCAGTGTGAGATACAGTGATGAGAAACAGCAGCTTCCTGACAACCCAGAGAGGTTTGATAGCCATAGAATGGTCCTGGGCTCTAAGGGTTTTAACTCAGGAACACACAGCTGGGACATTGATGTTAGGAAGAATAAAGGCTGGGACCTGGGTGTGATCACAGAGTCTGTCCAGAGGAAGGGATACAATGGTTATTGGCATAGATCCTGGGGTGTGTTGTTTGGTGGTGGTGATTATAACACACATGTACCAAATAAGCCACTCACTCCCCTCACAGTGAGACAGAATCCCCAGAGGATCAGAGTGCAGTTAGACTGGGAAGGAGGAAAGCTGTCATTCTCTGACCCTGTCAataacacacatctacacacattcacacacactttcactgaGAGAGTCTTTCCATACATCAGGAATCTCTGTTTTCTCCACCCTCTGAGAGTGTTACCAGGTAAGGTGTCTGGATCAAtggatactgtctctgtctga
- the LOC112222333 gene encoding nuclear factor 7, brain-like: MASKASLSEDDFSCPVCCDIFNDPVVLLCSHSFCKACLEEYWKQKTSWECPVCRKKSSMEFPPCNLVLKNLCEAYLHDRSQRASAGPEVLCSQHSEKLKLFCLEDKQPICLVCQTSKKHKSHDCCPIDEAVLDHKEELKTSLKPLQEKLKVFREVKLICDQTTNHIKSQTQHTERLIKMRFEKLHQFLYHEERARIAELKEEEEQKSQMMKKKIEKMSREISSLSDTIRAIEEELGAEDISFLQNYKDTVKRAQCTLPDPERVSGALIDVAKHLGNLQFRVWKKMQGVVHYTPVTLDPNTSHPHLILSDDLTSVRYSDEKQQLPDNPERFDEEETVLGFEGFNSGTHSWDIDVGENIYWYLGVITESVQRKGDSGYWDGSWGVLFGGGDYKTHVPKQPLTPLTVRQNPQRIRVQLDWEGGKLSFSDPVNNTHLHTFTHTFTERVLPFICTGFCPLPLRVLPGKVSVSVDTVSV; this comes from the exons ATGGCCTCTAAAGCTTCTCTCTCCGAGGATGATTTCTCCTGTCCAGTATGCTGTGACATCTTCAATGATCCTGTGGTCCTGTTGTGTAGCCACAGCTTCTGTAAAGCCTGTCTGGAGGAATACTGGAAACAGAAGACATCTTGGGAATGTCCAGTCTGCAGAAAGAAATCATCAATGGAATTCCCCCCCTGTAACCTGGTTTTAAAGAACCTGTGTGAGGCCTACTTACACGATAGAAGCCAGAGAGCTTCAGCAGGGCCTGAGGTGCTCTGCAGTCAACACAGTGAGAAACTCAAGCTCTTCTGTCTGGAGGATAAACAGCCCATCTGTTTGGTGTGTCAAACTTCAAAAAAGCATAAAAGTCATGACTGCTGCCCAATAGATGAAGCTGTACTGGATCATAAG GAGGAACTCAAGACTTCACTGAAGCCCTTACAGGAGAAATTGAAGGTCTTCAGAGAAGTTAAACTGATCTGTGACCAAACAACCAACCACATCAAA AGCCAGACCCAGCACACAGAGAGGCTGATTAAGATGAGGTTTGAGAAGCTTCATCAGTTTCTATATCATGAAGAGAGAGCCAGGATAGCTGAactgaaggaggaagaggagcagaagagtcagatgatgaagaagaagattgAGAAGATGAGCAGAGAGATATCATCACTTTCAGACACAATCAGAGCCATAGAAGAAGAGCTGGGAGCTGAGGACATCTCATTCCTGCAG AACTACAAGGATACAGTGAAAAG AGCCCAGTGTACACTGCCAGATCCAGAGAGGGTTTCAGGAGCGCTGATCGATGTGGCAAAGCACCTGGGAAACCTGCAGTTCAGAGTCTGGAAGAAGATGCAGGGAGTAGTTCACTACA CTCCAGTGACTCTGGACCCCAATACTTCCCACCCACATCTCATCCTGTCTGATGATCTGACCAGTGTGAGATACAGTGATGAGAAACAGCAGCTTCCTGACAACCCAGAGAGGTTTGATGAGGAAGAAACTGTCCTGGGTTTTGAAGGTTTTAACTCAGGAACACACAGCTGGGACATTGATGTTGGGGAGAATATATACTGGTACCTGGGTGTGATCACAGAGTCTGTCCAGAGGAAGGGAGACAGTGGATATTGGGATGGATCCTGGGGTGTGTTGTTTGGTGGTGGTGATTATAAAACACATGTACCAAAGCAGCCACTCACTCCCCTCACAGTGAGACAGAATCCCCAGAGGATCAGAGTGCAGCTAGACTGGGAAGGAGGAAAGCTGTCATTCTCTGACCCTGTCAataacacacatctacacacattcacacacactttcactgaGAGAGTCCTTCCATTCATCTGCACTGGCTTttgtcccctccctctcaggGTTTTACCAGGGAAGGTATCTGTATCAGtggatactgtctctgtctga